A genome region from Bacillaceae bacterium IKA-2 includes the following:
- the dgoD gene encoding galactonate dehydratase: MKITSLECFIVPPRWCFLKIETDEGIVGWGEPVVEGRASTVKEAVTEMADYLIGKDPLRIEDHWNVMYRSGFYRGGPILMSAIAGIDQALWDIKGKYFNAPVYQLLGGACRDSIRVYSWIGGDRPNDVGKAAKEVVDAGFTAVKMNATEELQYIDSYEKIDQAISRIAAVREAVGDYVGIGIDFHGRVHKPMAKILVKELEPYRPMFIEEPVLPENNEALKEIARNTNIPIATGERMFSRWDFKGLLSDGYVDIIQPDLSHAGGITECKKIASMAEAYDVALAPHCPLGPIALASALQLDATAHNAFIQEQSLGIHYNKGNDLLDYITDPSVFTYKDGHVKIPQGPGLGITIDEEKVRKMAKVGHNWKNPVWRHRDGTVAEW, encoded by the coding sequence ATGAAAATAACAAGTTTAGAATGTTTTATTGTTCCACCTCGTTGGTGCTTTTTGAAAATTGAAACTGATGAAGGGATTGTAGGCTGGGGAGAGCCTGTTGTGGAAGGTCGTGCAAGTACGGTTAAAGAAGCTGTAACTGAAATGGCAGATTATTTAATTGGGAAAGACCCGTTAAGAATTGAAGACCATTGGAATGTCATGTATCGATCAGGTTTTTATCGAGGTGGGCCAATATTAATGAGTGCGATTGCAGGTATTGACCAGGCTCTATGGGATATTAAGGGGAAATATTTTAACGCACCAGTATATCAACTTTTAGGTGGGGCGTGTCGTGATTCAATCCGTGTCTACTCTTGGATTGGTGGAGATAGACCAAATGATGTAGGAAAGGCTGCAAAAGAAGTTGTCGATGCAGGTTTTACAGCAGTTAAAATGAATGCCACTGAAGAATTACAGTATATTGATTCTTACGAGAAAATTGATCAAGCAATTTCTAGAATCGCTGCTGTACGTGAGGCAGTAGGGGATTATGTTGGTATTGGGATTGACTTTCATGGGCGAGTGCATAAACCAATGGCAAAAATTCTTGTCAAAGAATTAGAACCATATCGGCCAATGTTTATCGAAGAGCCAGTACTACCAGAAAATAATGAAGCCTTAAAAGAGATAGCTAGAAATACGAATATTCCAATTGCTACTGGTGAGCGGATGTTCTCAAGATGGGATTTTAAAGGACTGCTTTCTGATGGTTATGTAGATATTATCCAACCAGATTTGTCGCATGCTGGTGGTATTACAGAATGTAAGAAAATTGCTTCGATGGCTGAAGCATATGATGTTGCTCTTGCCCCACACTGTCCATTAGGTCCAATTGCACTAGCTTCAGCATTGCAGCTTGATGCAACCGCGCATAATGCTTTTATTCAAGAGCAAAGCCTAGGGATACATTATAACAAGGGGAATGATCTCCTAGATTATATTACTGATCCTTCAGTATTTACGTATAAAGATGGTCATGTCAAAATTCCACAAGGACCAGGTTTAGGTATTACAATTGATGAGGAAAAAGTTCGTAAAATGGCTAAAGTAGGACATAATTGGAAAAATCCGGTATGGCGACACCGTGACGGGACAGTAGCTGAGTGGTAA
- a CDS encoding fumarylacetoacetate hydrolase family protein encodes MMYLVNFYKENKLCLGIKTEQGIFDVQNAVKSTNVKAPVTIDELLTNGGMNLLRQLLEETSEEDRLFIDESELTFGPCVSKPEKIICVGLNYRRHADECGLTHPKEPILFSKFNNSLTGAGSTIKIPENSTQVDYEAELAIVIGKEAKDINPEQADEYIFGYCVANDVSARELQFKSSQWLIGKSCDDFCPAGPYLVSKDEIDEPNNLKIKTWLNEELRQDSNTSDMIFNCHEVVSYASKHMTLKPGDIILTGTPEGVIVGYSEEKRVWIKSGDIVSVEIEKLGRLTNHFISQ; translated from the coding sequence ATGATGTATTTAGTTAATTTTTATAAAGAAAATAAGCTTTGTTTAGGGATAAAAACAGAGCAGGGGATTTTTGATGTTCAAAATGCGGTTAAAAGCACAAATGTTAAAGCACCGGTAACGATCGATGAACTCTTAACAAACGGCGGTATGAATTTGTTAAGACAATTATTAGAAGAGACTAGTGAAGAAGATAGATTATTTATAGACGAGTCAGAACTTACTTTTGGTCCCTGTGTATCAAAACCAGAAAAAATTATTTGTGTAGGTTTAAACTACCGCAGACATGCTGATGAATGTGGGTTGACGCATCCGAAAGAACCGATATTATTTAGTAAATTCAATAATAGTCTAACCGGTGCAGGAAGTACGATTAAAATTCCTGAAAATTCTACACAGGTAGATTATGAGGCTGAACTTGCCATCGTTATTGGAAAAGAAGCGAAGGATATTAACCCAGAACAAGCGGATGAGTACATTTTTGGATATTGTGTAGCTAATGATGTGTCAGCAAGAGAGTTGCAATTTAAAAGTTCGCAGTGGTTAATTGGGAAATCTTGTGACGACTTTTGTCCAGCGGGCCCATATTTAGTAAGTAAAGATGAGATCGACGAACCAAATAATTTGAAGATAAAAACGTGGCTAAATGAGGAATTAAGACAAGATTCAAATACATCTGATATGATATTTAATTGTCACGAAGTCGTAAGTTATGCTTCTAAACATATGACGTTAAAGCCAGGTGATATAATTTTAACAGGGACGCCTGAGGGGGTTATTGTCGGTTATTCTGAGGAAAAAAGAGTTTGGATTAAATCAGGCGATATAGTTTCAGTTGAAATTGAAAAATTAGGTCGCTTAACAAATCATTTTATTTCACAATAG
- a CDS encoding HPr family phosphocarrier protein, whose protein sequence is MEKTAFKEIIISISEEQTIIELSKLVQPFASEIFLKKILNGNIIEINLKSFLGLITLQLKNNDQITVRVVGKDCEAALEKVIEFLT, encoded by the coding sequence ATGGAGAAAACAGCCTTTAAGGAAATTATCATTAGTATCTCCGAAGAGCAAACGATTATTGAGTTAAGTAAATTAGTTCAACCTTTCGCATCAGAAATCTTTTTAAAAAAAATTCTCAATGGAAATATCATAGAAATAAATCTTAAGAGTTTTTTAGGGTTAATAACACTTCAATTAAAAAATAATGACCAGATAACAGTTAGAGTTGTTGGGAAAGATTGTGAAGCAGCGTTAGAAAAAGTTATCGAGTTTTTAACTTAA
- a CDS encoding 3-oxoacyl-ACP reductase family protein — MYSFEDKVVFITGSSTGIGRAAALAFADFGADVIVHYNSSQSEALEVVADIKKKGRKAIAVHGDVSSKGDIDEMMKAINIHFSKIDVLINNAGSLIKRSRLVDLDEELWDQVIDINLKSVYLVTKAVLPMMKKQQKGKIINVTSVAARNGGGYGSIAYAAAKGGVSTLTRALAKDLIEYGIIVNGIAPGVISTPFHDRFSPMEIRKKQVTNIPLGREGTPKETVGSLLFLASEYSDYIVGEIIEVNGGMLMD; from the coding sequence ATGTATTCATTTGAAGATAAAGTAGTTTTTATTACCGGAAGTAGTACTGGCATAGGTCGAGCGGCGGCGCTAGCCTTTGCTGATTTTGGAGCCGATGTAATTGTTCATTATAACAGCAGTCAAAGTGAGGCATTAGAAGTCGTTGCTGATATTAAGAAAAAGGGTAGAAAAGCGATTGCTGTTCACGGCGATGTCTCAAGTAAAGGTGATATTGATGAAATGATGAAGGCTATTAACATTCATTTTAGTAAAATCGATGTATTAATCAATAATGCAGGCAGTTTAATTAAAAGAAGTAGACTAGTTGATTTAGATGAAGAACTCTGGGACCAAGTTATCGATATTAATCTAAAATCTGTCTATTTAGTTACAAAAGCAGTTTTACCGATGATGAAGAAACAACAAAAGGGAAAAATTATTAATGTTACTTCGGTTGCGGCAAGGAATGGTGGTGGATACGGTTCCATCGCATATGCGGCGGCTAAAGGAGGAGTTAGTACTCTCACAAGAGCTTTAGCAAAAGATTTGATTGAGTATGGGATAATTGTTAACGGAATTGCGCCTGGGGTCATAAGTACACCTTTTCATGACCGTTTCTCTCCTATGGAAATCAGAAAAAAACAAGTAACTAACATCCCATTGGGTAGAGAAGGAACCCCAAAAGAAACGGTGGGATCATTACTTTTTCTGGCATCTGAATATTCAGATTATATTGTCGGAGAAATCATTGAAGTTAATGGTGGTATGTTAATGGATTAG
- a CDS encoding IclR family transcriptional regulator, which produces MPIIQSVDRALKILDLFDEHNTELKITEISERMMLHKSTVHSLLKTLKKHHYIEQDLENSKYKLGLKLFERGNFVMHSLDIRTLAKEYLISLSQKTDLTVHLVILDGKEGVYIDKVESSSASVLYSRIGRRIPIHCSAVGKALVANKSHSELEKLLEDYQYIKRTENTLTNKEDFLRELEAIRERGYSIDNQENEPGVYCIALPIRNYTGDVVASISISAPVMKINEEKMKENIELLTLASNELSGKLGYGLG; this is translated from the coding sequence TTGCCAATTATACAATCTGTCGATAGAGCATTGAAAATATTAGATTTATTTGACGAGCATAATACTGAATTAAAAATTACTGAAATTAGTGAAAGAATGATGTTACATAAAAGTACAGTTCATTCACTTTTAAAAACGCTTAAAAAGCATCATTACATTGAACAAGATTTGGAAAATAGTAAGTATAAATTAGGACTGAAATTATTTGAACGTGGTAACTTTGTTATGCATAGTTTAGATATTAGAACATTAGCTAAGGAATATTTAATTTCTCTTTCTCAAAAAACAGACTTAACAGTTCACCTTGTTATTTTAGATGGAAAAGAAGGGGTGTACATCGATAAGGTTGAAAGTTCCTCTGCATCAGTTCTTTATTCTAGAATTGGTAGACGTATACCTATTCATTGTAGTGCGGTAGGCAAGGCGTTAGTAGCTAATAAGTCTCATTCAGAATTAGAGAAATTGCTTGAGGATTATCAGTACATAAAACGCACTGAAAATACACTAACCAATAAAGAAGATTTTTTACGTGAGTTGGAAGCTATAAGAGAAAGGGGATATTCTATCGATAATCAAGAGAACGAGCCTGGTGTTTATTGTATTGCTTTGCCAATTAGAAATTATACAGGAGATGTTGTCGCTTCGATTAGTATCTCCGCACCAGTAATGAAAATTAATGAAGAAAAAATGAAGGAAAATATTGAATTATTAACGTTAGCAAGTAACGAATTATCTGGAAAATTAGGTTATGGGTTGGGATAG
- a CDS encoding dihydrodipicolinate synthase family protein — MKSKKFTGIIPPVLTIFNEDASFDQEGMGKLIDHLLDSDVDGLFFLGSSGEFTQMSAEERMEIAEFCVKYVNGRTKTLIGTGSNSTDEVIMLSKHSESIGADGIVVINPNYWGLSEGNLQKHYRDIAQAVDLPIILYNFPGVTGQDLTPDMIVTLVQENENIVGIKQTVDLLAPIRETILKVKEIRPDFVVLTGYDDHLLNNLCLGGDGAISASVNFAPELQVGIYKAFKKNDLLTAVALHQRLAYLPLMYKLDSPFVNVLKEAMVMRGLKISSHARRPAYPLDQGKKDELFQILSKAKLV; from the coding sequence ATGAAAAGTAAAAAGTTTACAGGTATTATTCCCCCGGTATTAACAATTTTCAATGAGGATGCCTCATTTGATCAAGAAGGTATGGGGAAACTTATTGATCATTTACTTGATAGTGACGTAGATGGCCTATTCTTCCTAGGTAGTAGTGGCGAATTTACGCAAATGAGTGCCGAGGAACGTATGGAAATTGCCGAATTTTGTGTCAAGTACGTAAATGGAAGAACGAAGACTTTAATTGGTACAGGAAGCAACAGTACTGATGAAGTAATTATGTTATCCAAACATAGTGAAAGTATCGGAGCAGATGGGATTGTTGTTATTAATCCAAACTACTGGGGTTTATCTGAAGGAAATCTTCAAAAACATTATCGTGATATTGCTCAAGCAGTGGATTTACCAATTATTTTGTACAATTTCCCAGGAGTTACGGGTCAAGATTTAACTCCAGATATGATTGTAACTCTAGTACAGGAGAATGAAAACATAGTTGGTATTAAACAAACAGTAGATTTGTTAGCACCGATTCGGGAGACGATCCTCAAGGTTAAAGAAATTCGTCCTGACTTTGTCGTATTAACAGGCTACGATGATCATTTATTGAATAATCTTTGTTTAGGTGGAGATGGTGCTATATCTGCAAGTGTAAACTTCGCACCAGAACTTCAAGTAGGGATTTATAAAGCATTTAAAAAAAATGATCTCTTGACTGCAGTTGCGCTACATCAAAGGTTAGCGTACCTACCGTTAATGTATAAACTAGATAGCCCGTTTGTAAATGTATTAAAAGAAGCGATGGTAATGCGAGGGCTTAAAATATCTTCACATGCAAGACGCCCAGCATATCCTCTAGATCAAGGTAAAAAGGATGAATTATTTCAAATTTTAAGTAAAGCAAAATTAGTGTGA
- a CDS encoding mandelate racemase/muconate lactonizing enzyme family protein encodes MKVWCYQMRIEHVEAVTYRIPPSVPWEDATHVVTGIEFVITTVKTNLGITGVGFSYTTGIGGTSIEALINDYLANMLVGKDPRNIEANWSFLYNQIHRCGTGGINTFALASIDIALWDIVAKYHQQPLYKLLGGARESIPAYGSGIDYNYSYDSLFEMIDEFIETGYETIKIKVGYDHIEEDIERIRRVKERIGKRKLLVDINQKWNSHQAIQAAAAYDHLLLGWIEEPISADDIAGHAKLKRSIKTPLAIGESLYTKYQFADYLKADAVDIVQADVGRVGGITEWIKIAHLADSFFRPVAPHFLMELSVSLLCAVPNGMILENVKGGSLTEMGVLEFPITVKNGIAQPPQMPGHGVIFNEIKLEPYRINSSILRTRNLESFK; translated from the coding sequence ATGAAAGTGTGGTGTTATCAAATGAGAATTGAGCATGTTGAAGCGGTCACTTATCGCATCCCACCTAGTGTCCCTTGGGAGGATGCGACTCACGTTGTTACTGGAATAGAATTCGTTATTACTACAGTAAAAACAAACCTTGGAATAACAGGGGTAGGATTTAGTTATACAACAGGGATAGGTGGAACTTCTATTGAAGCATTAATTAACGATTACCTTGCAAATATGCTGGTAGGGAAAGATCCTAGAAATATTGAGGCGAATTGGTCTTTTCTTTATAATCAAATTCATCGCTGTGGAACTGGTGGAATAAATACATTTGCGCTTGCTTCCATTGATATTGCTTTATGGGATATTGTAGCGAAATATCATCAGCAACCATTATACAAATTGCTTGGCGGGGCGAGAGAATCAATTCCAGCTTATGGAAGTGGAATTGATTATAATTACTCTTATGATTCTTTATTTGAAATGATCGATGAATTTATCGAGACTGGCTACGAAACTATAAAAATAAAGGTTGGCTATGATCATATTGAGGAAGACATTGAACGTATTCGTCGTGTTAAAGAAAGAATTGGTAAACGTAAACTGCTAGTCGATATTAACCAAAAGTGGAATTCACACCAGGCGATCCAAGCTGCAGCAGCCTATGACCATTTACTATTAGGTTGGATTGAGGAGCCGATCTCCGCTGATGATATTGCCGGTCATGCTAAACTAAAACGAAGTATTAAGACACCTTTAGCTATTGGTGAAAGCCTGTATACAAAGTATCAATTTGCGGATTATTTAAAAGCAGATGCCGTCGACATTGTCCAAGCGGATGTCGGAAGAGTAGGCGGAATAACAGAGTGGATAAAGATTGCCCATCTAGCAGATTCATTTTTCCGGCCTGTTGCACCTCATTTTTTAATGGAGCTTTCAGTCTCTTTGTTATGTGCAGTACCAAATGGAATGATATTAGAAAACGTTAAAGGTGGCTCTCTAACTGAAATGGGTGTATTAGAATTTCCGATTACAGTCAAAAATGGTATAGCCCAACCGCCCCAAATGCCAGGCCATGGAGTTATTTTCAACGAAATTAAACTAGAACCCTATCGTATAAACAGCTCGATATTAAGGACTAGAAATCTTGAAAGTTTTAAGTAA
- a CDS encoding mandelate racemase/muconate lactonizing enzyme family protein, translating to MKITSIETIQLPEHPHLLWVQIHTDEGITGLGETFPRPDSSRRIIHDVCADIIIGRNPMEIERIYLDIFQAIHYHGFGGAEMRALSAIDLALWDIFGKVTNQPIYQLLGGKCRDEIPVYNTCVSHGKYKDREMFLENPGKLAEDLLKNDIKAMKIWPFDELSVATLGQSISNELLQKGVNIVKEIRNAVGNEMEIAMEGHACWNVPAAIKIARALDEYDLMWLEDMIPADHTDGLVQLRQATKTPICASERLFSRSQFHPLMEKKAADIIMPDITWTGGFTETRKIAVLASTYQLPIAPHNCGGPIMNLANAHLSAHIPNLFMCESVRSFYHTYFEKLVTQPIQVKKGMMQLPEGVGMGAELRPEILSRTDIIRERSEKSSGGSHWSAGDPWKDDLGDNF from the coding sequence ATGAAAATTACATCAATCGAAACGATTCAACTTCCAGAGCATCCACATTTATTATGGGTTCAAATTCATACTGATGAAGGAATTACGGGATTAGGGGAAACATTCCCCAGACCTGATTCATCTCGTCGAATCATCCATGATGTTTGTGCTGACATCATAATTGGAAGAAACCCAATGGAAATCGAAAGAATTTATTTAGATATCTTCCAAGCTATTCATTACCATGGCTTTGGGGGAGCAGAAATGCGGGCGTTAAGTGCCATTGATCTTGCGTTATGGGATATTTTTGGAAAAGTAACGAATCAGCCAATTTACCAACTTTTGGGCGGGAAATGCCGAGATGAAATTCCTGTTTACAATACATGTGTAAGCCATGGTAAATATAAGGACAGAGAAATGTTTCTCGAAAATCCAGGGAAATTAGCGGAAGACTTATTAAAGAACGACATTAAAGCAATGAAGATTTGGCCGTTTGATGAATTAAGTGTAGCTACTCTTGGACAATCGATATCGAATGAGTTACTGCAAAAAGGAGTAAATATTGTTAAAGAAATTCGTAACGCCGTTGGTAATGAGATGGAAATAGCAATGGAAGGGCATGCTTGTTGGAATGTTCCAGCAGCGATAAAAATTGCAAGAGCTCTAGATGAATATGATCTAATGTGGCTTGAAGATATGATTCCAGCTGACCACACTGATGGATTAGTTCAACTGCGACAAGCTACCAAAACACCAATTTGCGCAAGTGAGCGATTATTTTCAAGGTCACAATTCCACCCGTTAATGGAAAAAAAGGCAGCTGATATTATTATGCCTGATATTACTTGGACAGGTGGTTTTACTGAAACAAGAAAAATAGCGGTTTTAGCCTCCACTTATCAGTTGCCAATTGCGCCACATAATTGTGGTGGACCAATTATGAATCTCGCAAATGCACACTTATCTGCACATATACCAAATTTATTTATGTGTGAAAGTGTCCGTTCTTTCTATCACACCTATTTTGAAAAGCTAGTAACTCAGCCAATTCAAGTAAAGAAAGGGATGATGCAATTGCCTGAAGGTGTTGGCATGGGAGCAGAATTACGTCCAGAAATTCTATCCCGTACTGATATTATTCGGGAACGTTCTGAAAAATCCTCAGGTGGTTCGCACTGGTCGGCAGGTGATCCGTGGAAGGATGATTTAGGCGATAACTTCTAA
- a CDS encoding GntR family transcriptional regulator — protein MIKKSKKEFIYEELKNEIILGTLQPRDRIIELAIAEKFNSSQAPIREALLKLQEDGLVELIPFTVAFVSEISFDEIKELFEYRRIIELNDLKNGIYLLTTQDFLSLEKIIIDMKEAGKQKELSTLISCEMLFHRKVIEKAQRKMSLNIWKKLDIHISRFIASVHSKYFEDLEEIALKHEPLLHVLKQKNLDEAKKIFSEHLNVEPIIQKIT, from the coding sequence ATGATTAAGAAATCAAAAAAAGAATTCATTTATGAAGAGTTAAAAAATGAAATTATTCTTGGTACATTGCAACCTAGAGATAGAATCATTGAGCTTGCAATTGCTGAAAAATTTAACTCAAGCCAAGCTCCAATAAGAGAAGCTTTACTAAAGCTTCAAGAAGATGGCTTAGTTGAATTAATTCCTTTCACAGTAGCTTTTGTATCCGAGATAAGCTTTGACGAAATCAAAGAATTATTTGAATATAGGCGAATAATTGAGCTAAATGATCTTAAAAATGGGATCTATTTATTAACTACACAGGATTTTCTTTCTTTGGAAAAAATCATTATAGATATGAAAGAAGCCGGCAAACAAAAAGAGTTGTCTACATTAATTTCTTGTGAAATGCTATTTCATCGAAAGGTGATTGAAAAAGCGCAAAGAAAAATGAGTTTAAACATTTGGAAAAAACTCGATATACACATCAGCAGATTTATTGCATCAGTCCACTCTAAATATTTTGAAGATTTAGAAGAAATTGCTTTAAAACATGAACCACTACTTCATGTTTTAAAGCAAAAAAACTTAGATGAAGCTAAAAAAATATTTTCTGAACACTTAAACGTTGAACCAATTATCCAAAAGATAACTTAA
- a CDS encoding molybdopterin-dependent oxidoreductase — protein sequence MAFIYAVVIIFSLKSVFQNIINKPYLKSFNVYFNVSFIIVWVFSGLIMYFQASVSAGISNIAVSVHSWFTFLFLPWVLFHSFGHLIGKKIPWPNWWRGKTPVPEAITENHLEKRDFVKFTTLGILFIFIGAGIKWLLPILDTEDTSAKRRGYFRIYNVTSDYPRYKESDWSFTIDGLVENSITLTMNDMIRLPSLTIVDDFHCVTGWSVRNVEMKGILIKDIIEAHLITPLGPYATAFSGDQVYYDSFRLSQIVDEGMMLVFEFDGLQLVIPQGYPCRLYHPGMYGYKSVKWIERLEFTEERAEGYWQVMGGYDLDGYL from the coding sequence GTGGCATTTATATACGCAGTTGTTATCATATTCAGTCTAAAATCTGTGTTTCAGAATATTATCAATAAACCTTATCTTAAATCCTTTAATGTTTACTTCAATGTTTCCTTTATTATTGTTTGGGTTTTCTCTGGATTGATCATGTATTTTCAAGCGTCTGTGTCAGCTGGTATCAGTAATATTGCTGTATCTGTACATAGTTGGTTTACGTTTTTATTTTTACCATGGGTTCTCTTTCATAGTTTTGGTCATTTAATAGGGAAGAAAATACCCTGGCCAAACTGGTGGAGGGGGAAAACTCCGGTACCAGAAGCGATTACAGAAAACCATTTAGAAAAAAGAGATTTTGTTAAATTTACTACTTTAGGAATCTTGTTTATTTTTATTGGTGCTGGAATTAAATGGCTTCTTCCTATCCTTGATACCGAAGATACATCAGCTAAAAGAAGAGGCTATTTTCGCATCTATAATGTAACGAGTGATTATCCCAGATATAAAGAATCAGACTGGAGTTTTACCATCGATGGCCTAGTGGAAAATTCGATTACACTAACAATGAATGATATGATTCGTCTCCCCTCTTTAACGATCGTAGATGATTTTCACTGTGTCACTGGGTGGAGTGTTCGAAATGTTGAAATGAAGGGAATTCTGATAAAAGATATTATTGAAGCCCATCTTATTACCCCCTTAGGTCCCTATGCCACAGCTTTTTCAGGGGACCAAGTATATTATGACTCGTTTAGGCTATCACAGATAGTGGATGAAGGGATGATGCTAGTATTTGAGTTCGATGGATTACAATTAGTCATTCCTCAAGGCTACCCATGTCGCCTGTATCATCCCGGGATGTATGGATATAAATCGGTAAAGTGGATCGAACGATTAGAGTTTACTGAGGAAAGAGCAGAAGGATATTGGCAGGTGATGGGGGGCTATGATCTTGATGGTTATTTATAG
- a CDS encoding YjhG/YagF family D-xylonate dehydratase, producing the protein MGESRDELYKIKTHASGPEGSLPLTHEMLLNSPSGDLFGLTQNVGMGWKPDSLNGKQVLILSTQGGMRGEDGTPIALGYHTGHWEVGLLMKAAAEEIKESGGVPFAGFVSDPCDGRSQGTTGMFDSFPFRNDAAIVYRRLIRSLPTRKAVIGIATCDKGMPAMLLALSAMHDLPTVIVPGGVTLPPTTGEDAGKVQTIGARYSSGELSLEEASDLGCRACGTPGGGCQFLGTAATAQVVAEALGLSMPHSALAPSGQPIWTEMARQAARAAIKMEEAGITTKDILTDDAIHNAMVIHAAFGGSTNLLLHIPAIAHAAKCKIPTVEDWNRINRQVPRIVSVLPNGPTHHPTVRAFLAGGVPEVMLHLRKLGVLKEDVLTVTGEKLSTVLDWWETSERRAEVKKHLLEVDGVDPEDVIMSPEKAKSRGLTSTVTFPVGNISPEGAVIKSTAIDPSVVDEDGVYRHTGKVKVFTAEKDAIHAIKTGGIEKGDIMAVIGRGPSGTGMEETYQLTSALKYLPYGKYVSLITDARFSGVSTGACIGHIGPEALAGGPVGKLRTGDLIQISIDRIGLNGSINFIGQGNETFTPEEGAKVLAEREPHPGLMPDPDLPDDTRLWAALQSVSGGIWKGSVYDVDRIIETLEAGTKALNGKSDKK; encoded by the coding sequence ATGGGAGAGTCGCGGGATGAACTTTATAAAATAAAGACACATGCGTCAGGGCCTGAAGGTTCTCTTCCATTGACACATGAGATGCTGTTAAATTCACCGAGTGGGGATCTATTCGGTTTGACACAAAATGTCGGAATGGGCTGGAAGCCGGATTCGCTCAATGGGAAACAGGTATTAATTTTAAGCACGCAAGGCGGAATGCGTGGAGAAGACGGAACACCAATTGCCTTAGGTTACCATACTGGACATTGGGAAGTAGGACTTCTTATGAAAGCTGCAGCTGAAGAGATAAAAGAGTCGGGTGGTGTCCCTTTTGCTGGTTTTGTTAGTGATCCGTGTGATGGTAGGTCGCAAGGAACAACAGGAATGTTTGATTCCTTCCCATTTCGTAATGATGCAGCAATCGTTTACCGCCGCCTGATTCGCTCTCTTCCAACTAGAAAAGCAGTTATTGGTATTGCTACATGTGACAAAGGAATGCCAGCAATGTTGCTTGCTCTGTCGGCGATGCATGATCTGCCGACAGTTATTGTACCGGGCGGTGTCACATTACCACCTACAACAGGTGAAGATGCAGGTAAAGTTCAAACAATTGGTGCGCGCTATTCTAGCGGAGAACTTTCTCTTGAAGAGGCATCAGATCTTGGCTGCCGAGCTTGCGGAACACCAGGCGGGGGCTGTCAGTTTCTTGGTACTGCTGCTACTGCCCAGGTTGTAGCCGAAGCACTAGGCTTGTCCATGCCACATTCTGCACTTGCCCCATCAGGACAGCCAATTTGGACGGAAATGGCGCGGCAAGCAGCTCGAGCCGCTATTAAGATGGAAGAAGCAGGGATTACAACAAAGGATATCTTAACCGATGATGCGATTCATAACGCAATGGTTATCCATGCAGCTTTTGGGGGTTCTACAAACCTACTGCTTCATATCCCGGCAATTGCTCATGCAGCAAAATGTAAAATACCTACTGTTGAAGACTGGAATCGAATAAATCGACAAGTGCCGAGAATTGTCAGCGTTCTTCCAAACGGACCGACTCACCATCCGACAGTTCGTGCCTTTTTAGCAGGTGGTGTTCCAGAAGTAATGCTTCACCTACGTAAGCTTGGAGTGTTAAAAGAAGATGTTTTAACAGTAACAGGTGAAAAACTATCCACTGTTCTTGATTGGTGGGAAACGTCTGAGCGCAGAGCTGAAGTCAAAAAGCACTTGCTAGAGGTTGACGGCGTTGATCCGGAAGATGTCATTATGAGCCCAGAAAAGGCGAAAAGTCGCGGCCTTACATCAACAGTTACCTTCCCAGTTGGAAATATTTCACCAGAAGGCGCAGTTATTAAATCAACAGCTATTGATCCGTCAGTGGTTGATGAGGACGGTGTTTATCGTCATACAGGTAAAGTGAAGGTATTTACAGCCGAGAAGGATGCGATCCACGCGATTAAAACCGGTGGGATTGAAAAGGGCGATATTATGGCGGTTATTGGCCGCGGTCCATCGGGTACCGGTATGGAAGAAACGTACCAGCTGACTTCGGCATTAAAATATTTACCTTATGGAAAATACGTTTCACTGATTACTGATGCGCGTTTCTCTGGTGTTTCAACTGGAGCATGTATCGGGCATATCGGACCTGAGGCACTCGCCGGTGGCCCGGTAGGTAAGCTTCGTACAGGTGATCTTATTCAGATCAGCATTGACCGTATTGGATTAAATGGAAGCATTAATTTTATCGGACAAGGCAATGAGACCTTCACCCCTGAGGAAGGTGCAAAAGTTCTTGCTGAACGTGAGCCACATCCAGGGTTAATGCCCGATCCAGATTTACCTGATGATACCCGTCTTTGGGCAGCATTACAATCAGTAAGCGGTGGGATTTGGAAAGGTAGCGTTTATGATGTAGACCGTATTATTGAAACTTTAGAAGCAGGGACAAAAGCTTTAAACGGAAAATCTGATAAAAAATAA